In Oncorhynchus gorbuscha isolate QuinsamMale2020 ecotype Even-year linkage group LG03, OgorEven_v1.0, whole genome shotgun sequence, the DNA window AGTGGAGTTGGGTTCCCAGACTGCTGGacccgttcactcatcgatgatttctcCTGACGCTGTTAAATCGGATtccctgcatgacagaaggaaccgaccaaggaatgccCAGTCAGGCGCTCGGTGACTGGGATCCAAGGAGCTTtgtcattctctctggcaccaaaagttagtgttgataggggacagaatgcagTTGgattatatatacactgctcaaaaaaataaagggaacactaaaataacacatcctagatctgaatgaatgaaatattcttattgaaTACTTTTTtcattacatagttgaatgtgctgacaacaaaaccacacaaattatcaatggaaatcaaatttatcaacccatggaggtctggatttggagtcacaatcaaaattaaagtggaaaaccacactacaggcggatccaactttgatgtaatgtccttaaaacaagtcaaaatgagtctCGGTAGTGTgcgtggcctccacgtgcctgtatgacctccctacaacgcctgggcatgctcctgatgaggtggcagatggtctcttgagggatctcctcccagacctggactaaagcatccgccaactcctggacagtctggtgcaacgtggcgttggtggatggagcgagacatgatgtcccagatgtgctcaattggattcaggtctggggaacgggcgggccagtccatagcatcaatgccttcctcttgcaggaactgctgacacactccagccacatgaggtctagcattgtcttgcattaggaggaacccagggccaaccgcaccatcatacggtctcacaaggggtctgaggatctcatctcggtacctaatggcagtcaggctacctctggcgagcacatggagggctgtgcggccccccaaagaaatgccaccccacaccatgactgacccactgccaaatgatcatgctggaggatgttgcaggcagcagaacgttctccacggtgtctccagactctgtcacgtctgtcacgtgctcagtgtgaacctgctttcatctgtgaagagcaaacACCCTATCTTGGTgttttctggcaaatgccaaacgtcctgcatggtgttgggctgtaagcacaacccccacctgtggacgtcgggccctcataccaccctcatggagtctgtttctgaccgtttgagcagacacatgcacatttgtggcctgctggaggtcattttgcagggctctggcagtgctcctccttgcacaaaggcggaggtagcggtcctgctgctgggttgttgccctcctacggcctcctccacgtctcctgatgtactggcctgtctcctggtagcgcctccatgctctggacactacgctgacagacacagcaaaccttcttgccacagctcgcattgatgttccatcctggatgagctgcattacctgagccacttgtgtgggttgtagactccgtctcatgctaccactagagtgaaagcaccgccagcattcaaaagtgaccaaaacatcagccaggaagcataggaagtGGTCTGTgttccccacctgcagaaccactcctttattaggggtgtcttgctaattgcctataatttccacctgttgtctattccatttgcacaacagcatgtgaaatgtattgtcattcagtgttgcttcctaagtggacagtttgatttcacagaaatgtgtttgacttggagttacattgttttgtttaagtgttcccttttttaGCAGTGTATTTCCCAAAAAAGGTATGGGGGATTGGAactgatgcagacaattacattgatggaagcaacaatcgttctgcaatattaaagctgatgcACCCCTTAAGATTAAAAAAAACAACTTGTTGCTAGAGCTATCATCATCCTAACATAGAGCTAACATCATATTCTAAACTGTACATCGTTTGTCTAAAGTCTCTCATGTCAATGAAAACTGATGTTCTTGTTCAGTTCACAGGCATGCTACCTGTGCTCCCTCTTGATGTCCTGGAGGAGATGCTCCTAAATGTCCCTCCACAGcaggtggtgtgtgtctgtcgaCTTGTGTGTCGTGAGTGGAAAGAAGTGGTGGACAGTGATTCTCTTTGGAGAGAGAGGTGCCGAAGAGAAGGATACCAGACATATGTGACTAAACTACCTAAAGACTGGCGTTTGTTTTACTTCTTGTGTAAGAAGAGACGTAATCTTCTCAAGAACCCCAGAGCAGATGGTAGGAGTCAAAACAACAATGTTTAAATTCTCTGTTGGTGTATGGGGGTCCTGTTATTAACCCCAGAACCCACATTTCAAATCCCTCCCTTACTATTTTTCTCCAGATAAATTCAAGGGCTGGCAAATTATGGAGAATGGAGGGGATAAATGGAAAATAGAGTCAGTGGAAGAAGTGCCGCTTCCTGACAACACTGTCCAAAAGTACTTTGCGACTTCTTACTCGTGAGTATACTACTATACCATTTTAGTTTTTCAGTGAGAGAATATCACTTGGTCCCACTTCGTTTCACATCGACATTGGTGTTGACTTATTTTCCAGCTCTTCAAATACATTTGGATGATAACACCTAATAATGCCTATCATTGGCAATGACCTTGCTGTCTAGTTTACATTGacttcagaaagttttcacaccCCTTACGTTTTTCTACGTTTTGCTGTTACAAGGTTGGATTTAAAATGAATTGAGTTGTCCATTTTTGTCAACAATGTACATAAATAAAGAACATGCATACATCCagtcccagtcaaaagtttggacacacctacaagGGTAGAAGGTTGAATAATAAaggacatcagaactatgaaataacacatggaataatgtagtaaccaaaaaagtgttataaacaaatcaaaatatattttggtttctttcaaagtagccaccctttgccttgatgacaactttgcacacgcttggcattctctcaaacagcttcatggggaatgcttttccaaccgtcttgaaggagttcccacatgctgagcacttgctggctgcttttccttcactctgcggtccagaggtcaggtgattgtggaggccaggtcatctgatgcagcactaatCACGCTCCTtagtcaaatagtccttacacaggcTGGAGGTGTTTTtggacattgtcctgttgaaaaacaaataatagtctcACTAAGcgaaaccagatgggatagcgtatcactgcagaatgctgtggtagccatgctggttaagagtgccttgaattctaaataaatcacggaGTGTCACCAAtaaaagcaccaccacaacacctgcttcatggtgggaaccacacatgcggagttCATCAGTTGACTCAAATTTGGGCTAGTCaaaccaaaggacacattttcactagtctaatgtccattgctcgtgtttcttggcccaagcaagtctctttttgtagtggtttctttgcagcaattcgaccatgaagttctgattcacagtctcctctgcagcagaggtaactctgggtcttcctttcttgtgacggtcctcatgagagtcgtTTTATCACAGCgattgatgttttttgcgactgcactagaagaaactttgaacattttttaaaatttccggattgactgacagtcatttcttaaagtaatgatggactgtcgtttctgtttgcttatttgagctgtgcctgccataatatgtacttggtcttttaccaaatagggctgtcttctgtataccacccccaacttgtcacaacacaactgattggctcaaacgcagtAAGAAGGAAATAAATCACACAAATTAACTTATGAAGGCACATCCATTAAATTAAATGCattttcaggtgactacctcatgaatctggttgagagaatgtcttgacagctttgcacacttggcaaagggtggctactttgaagaatctcataaaatatatttagatatgTTTAACCagtgtttccatatgtgttatttcatagttattatGTCTTACATAGAAaagagtaaaaatgaagaaaaaccttggaatgagtaggtgtccaaacttttgactggtacttatAGTGGCAAACCAGGGGGTTTTATCTAGACGTTTACACAGATCAGGCACCGACACTAGTGTGGTACTTCAGTttcaagtgtttttttttgtttgatttaaaacaataaaaaatacaCACAGGTCTCCTCCAGGAGACCTTTTCTGGGTTACCTCCTTCTGGAATCCAgggaatgctgtctcctctggGGTAGAACACCTAGCCCCTCGGTTCTACGTCTATCCGGTAGTAACCTCTTACTACCTCCAACCCTCCCGTGTGCTGTCTTCCTGGCAACATTATGGACACTGTACGGCTGTTGAACAATCAGCTCCAATTTAGACCTGGCCGGAGGACCTGTCAAAACCTGGCACGTCCAGCAGAGGGAACCACCGCTGCGGGATACAGGCTCTGTCACCAGGCCTTGAAGTGTCTCCCCTCGGTGGCTTGTCCGCGGTACGCCCGCTTAGCCCTGCCGGGGAGACTCCCTTCTCGATAGGGCATCCGCGTTCTCATGCATCTCCCCTGACAGTGCACAACAGAAAAAGAGAAGCGTTGAAGTTGCAAGAACCACCTGGTGACTCGATCGTTTGTGGCCTTTCCCCTGGCCATCCAGACCAGGGGAGGATGGTCTATGGCCAGGGTGAAGTAGGTGCCCAACAGGTAATACTTAGGAGTGTCTAGCTCCCACTTCACAGCTATTTTGCGACAATCAAGTATGTATTTTCTCAGGCTATCAACTTCCGGCTTATGTACATGGGGTGTTCCTCCCCATCATCTACCTGGGAGAGGACAGCCCCTAGTCCCGTGTCGCAGGCATGCATCGGTACCAGACAATCGTCCGTAACAAGAATCGGGTGGGAGCACAGAGCTTCTTTTAGGCGCCTGAACTCCCCTTTGGCCTCATCTGATCACTTCACTGTTTTTGGTAGGCAGGCAAGCCCTGGTCAGATCGGTAAGGGTGGAGGCTATACCTTCCTCTTCTGGACCTTGATGTTCCTCTGTCCCATCAAATACCCCAGGTACTCCACCACTTCAAACCCCATTTTGCATTTCTTGAGAATCCATGCAATAGCTATTCTCGCGGCAGTCGACGTAGGGACAGTAAATGGAGGAGTATTAATGGCAGCGAAGGATGCTATATTGACAGTGTGGAATTGGACTATGGCACAAATGAAGGATTGTGAAGTACACATCATGGACAGTGTTAGCAGTAGTAGCGGTTACTTTTCTGAGGGCATTGATGATGAAACATATATACAGTGCTGAGTTACTTCAAGATGAGGCAAAGTCCATCGCACATCGGCGGCTATGGAGGAAGTAGCAGATGGGGAGCAAAGTGAAAGTGACATGGCTTGGGAAAACCTTGGCGCTTTTGGCCAGATGGGGGAAGACTGGGTGAAAGCAtgagttttttttttcattgttgTGTACCCAGCAGAACAGAATCCAGAAGGCATAGATTTGAAGAGTTTATTACTTAATGTCCTTCCTAGCAATGAAGATGTAATGGGagattatatacacacacacatatatttatatatacgcatcaagttacatattgcagctttaataaCTCTCCGatttgggcatctccggcgcggaccacgcttggattgcgtcctacctgacaggtcgctcctaccaggtggcgtggcgagaatctgtctcctcaccacgcgctctcaccactggtgtcccccagggctctgttctaggccctctcctattctcgctatacaccaagtcacttggctctgtcataacctcacatggtctctcctatcattgctatgcagacgacacacaattaatcttctcctttcccccttctgatgaccaggtggcgaatcgcatctctgcatgtctggcagacatatcattgtggatgacggatcaccacctcaagctgaacctcggcaagatggagctgctcttcctcccggggaaggactgcccgttccatgatctcgccatcacggttgacaactccattgtgtcctcctcccaaagcgctaagaaccttggcgtgatcctggacaacaccctgtcgttctcaaccaacatcaaggcagtggcccgttcctgtaggttcatgctctacaacatccgcagagtacgaccctgcctcacacaggaagcggcgcaggtcctaatccaggcacttgtcatctcccgtctggattactgcaactcgctgttggctgggctccctgcctgtgccattaaaccccttcaactcatccagaacgccgcagcccgtctggtgtagGTCTggtgtaggttcatgctctacaacatccgcagagtacgaccctgcctcacacaggaagcggcgcaggtcctaatccaggcacttgtcatctcccgtctggattactgcaactcgctgttggctgggctccctgcctgtgccattaaaccccttcaactcatccagaacgccgcagcccgtctggtgttcaaccttcccaagttctctcacgtcaccccgctcctccgttctctccactggcttccagttgaagctcgcatccgctacaagaccatggtgcttgcctacggagctgtgaggggaacggcacctcagtacctccaggctctgatcaggccctacacccaaacaatggcactgcgttcatccacctctggcctgctcgcctccctaccactgaggaagtacagctcccgctcagcccagtcaatactgttcgctgctctggccccccaatggtggaacaaactccctcacgacgccaggacagcggagtcaatcaccaccttccggagacacctgaaaccccacctctttaaggaatacctaggataggataagtaatccctctcaccccccttaagatttagatgcactattgtaaagtgactgttccactggatgtcataaggtgaatgcaccaatttgtaagtcgctctggataagagcgtctgctaaatgacttaaatataatgtaatgtaaaatttAGTTGGTTAGTAAATAAATTACGAAGACAGttggtgtatggatgattcatagtaaaggctgggttcgtgcagataaccaaccatttacgacgtttggaatgcgactaacgtgaggtaaagaataattcattaattagatGACTAATTGATCAGacattaaaatatctgaagagttatattaggaaaattataacgtTAATCTGAAGATtctccttggtgccccgacttcctagttaattacatctgcatgattagtttaatcatgtAATAATAATTAGAGAATTGAGTTGATAAAATAAGTCTTCACTTTAATGATGCCAATGACACGacacctccaacactctactcagcaaactggatgtagtctatcacagtgccatcctttttgtcaccaaagccccatatactacccaccactgcgacctgtatgctcttgttggctggccctcgctacatattcgtcgccaaacccactggctccaggtcgtcTAAGTCTTTCcaaggtaaagccccgccttagctcagctcactggtcaccatagcaacacccacccatagcacacgctccagcaggtatatttcactggtcatccccaaaatcCAAACCTGCTTTGGCCGCCtttacttccagttctctgctgccaatgactggaacgaattgcaaaaatcactgaagctggagacttatctccctctctaactttaagcatcagctgtcagagcagcttaccgatcactgtacctgtaaatggcacacccaactacctcctcccatattgttatttatttgtgtttttgctattttgcaccccagtatctctacttgcacatctatcactaatgctaaattgtaattattttgccttttatttccttaactccctaatcttactatAGTTGCACaaactgtacatagatttttctattgtgttattgactgtacgttttgtttatcccatgtaactctgtcacactgctttgctttatcttggccaggttgcagttgtaaatgagaacatgttctcaactggcctacctggtgaaattaaaaaaataagaataaaaatGGCCTCCTAGATATGATGCATTGAATTGAAATAGCTTTCAGGCTGCTTACTATCAACCTTGGtaaatgtgttgtctgtgtgtgtcgtcTTGTCTTTGGTTCATCTCAGGACCTGCAGGAAGTCTCAGCTGATTGACTTGGAGAAAGAGGGTTACAGGCCTTCTTTCATGGATGACTTTCAACCCGACATCATTATATCTGACTGGTGAGAGGAATATTAGAATTTTGTCATTCAGTGTCTGCTACTCTATACTTGTCAGAGGAATAGTTCTGTACAACTTGTACGTTTGTGTGTCCATATCAGGTATGCTCCACGCTGGGACTGTGGCTCTGAATATGAGATCTGTGTTGAGTTGCTAAATCGTAAGAAGAAGCCAATTAAGAAGTTTAGTCCAGATACTGTTGTCTTTCAACAGTGGGATGATCATAAATGGAATCAGGTAAAACCTTCAGACTTTAAGATAATTCTCCATATACATGGGTCTGTAAATAGCTGACTACACAATCAACAATGTGATTTCTCCTTGTCTTGTGCATTGGACATTTTCAGTGATTGCATTGCACTAAAAAAATGCACACTAAACATTTGAAAGTTAAATAGTGCAGATAAAAAAATAGGCTAaataaagttgtgtgtgtgtactcacttttgtgatacaCACCCCTCAcattagtgagtgtacagcttgtagtgagtgtacagcttgtataacagtgtaagtTTGCTGTCCCCTGAAAATAACTCaaaacacagccattaatgtctaaaccgctggcaacaaaagtgagtacaacccaaagtgaaaatgtccaaattgggcccaaagtgtcaatattttgtgtggccaccatcattttccagcactgccttaaccaTCTTGGGCATtgagttcaccagagcttcacaggttgccactggagtcctcttccactcctccatgacgacctcatggagctggtggatgttagaccttgcactcctccaccttccgtttgaggatgccccacagatgctcaatagggtttaggtctggagacatgcttggccagtccatcacctttaccctcagcttctttagcaaggcagtggtcgtcttgggaggtgtgtttagggtcgttatcatgttggaatatTGCCCTGTGGCCCAGTTTCCGAAGGGAgggggatcatgctctgcttcagtatgtcacagtacatgttggcactcatggttccctcaatgaactgcAGCTCCCCAAtgccggcagcactcatgcagccccagaccatgacactcccaccaccatgcttgactgtaggcaagacacacttgtctttgtactcctcacctgtttgccgccacacacgcttgacaccatctgaaccaaataagtttatcttggtcacatcagaccacaggacatggttccagtaatccatgtccttagtctgcttgtcttcagcaaactatttgcgggctttcttgtgcatcatctttagaagaggcttccttctgggacgacagccatgcagaccaatttgatgcagtgtacggcgtatggtctgagcactgacagactgacccccccaccccttcaacctctgcagcaatgctggcagcactcatacgtctatttcccaaagacaacctctggatatgacgctgagcacgtTTACCCAAattctttggtcgaccatggcgaggcctgttctgagtggaacgTGTCCAGTTAAAAcgctgtatggtcttggccactgtgctgcagctcagttttagggtcttggcaatcttcgaatagcccaggccatctttatgtagagcaacaaCTCTTTTTTTTTCAGATCCTCAAGGTTCTTTTCCATgtggtgccatgttgaacttccagtgaccagtcagtatgagggagtgtgagagcgatgacaccaaatttaacacacctgctccccgttcacacctgagaccttgtaacactaacaAGTCACATGACACTGGGGAtggaaaatggctaattgggcccaatttggacattttcacttaggggtgtactcacttttgtggccagcggtttagacattaatggctgtgagCAAATTTACacttatacaagctgtacactcactactttacattgtagaaaagtgtaatttcttcagtgttgtcacatgaaaatatatactcaaatatttacaaaaatgtgaggggtgtactcacttttgtgatatactgtacatacatacatacaacaatTTTTTTTACCTTGTTTTTATCTGCACTATTTAATTTTAAATGTTTAGTGTGCACATTTTTTTAGTGCAATGCAATCACTGAGAATGTCTAATGCACAAGACAAGGAGAAATCACATTGATTGTGTAGTCAGCTATTTACAGACCCATGTATATGGAGAATTAtcttagtgtgtatgtgtatatatgcacATGCATACACACTTTTTGTTGGACAAGGTTtttcttttactattttctacattgtagaataatagttttcatgtctttggcatcattaaactgaagattaaactttattattttattattattattatgattaaaCTACTTAATCacgtaactgtaattaactaggaagtcgggtcaccaaggaaaatattcagattacgaaattataattttcctaatataactttcagaTATTATAATATCtgatggcatatattattattattaatgacttATTCTTTACCTCGctttagtctcattccaaacatcgtaaattgttggttatctgcacgaacccagtcttcactgagtcatccatacatcaattgtcttaaaataatttatttactaatTAAGTACTCTCAGAAATGCATCACACAAACAAAGTAGATATGGTTCCAAAGAAATGACAGAGGAATGTGCCccagtgggctaaaccggcatggcggcttgttagacaaaaggggagtGGGGGTCAACTGAGATGAGACACTacaaagttgataattataacaattgaaatgctaatcctttgcacatgaacgctcactcattcgggaataattgcaatcaatatatatatttacgctcagtgtgtcgtcgggatctctgttgaaaagttaatttctgttggagagtttgtccaCTCTCTCTcatggttagaatggatagttcagagtgacatttattaatgttatagaatagatgtttcggcggttgttggtcttcgcgttcaatgataccgaattcctagctgtagactagtaattaatatcaaagacttgttcttattatatcgatagtctaagagtttaaccacgtgggatGGTTAAAAGATACAGCAATCTACTTAAACCTTATTTCCTTCTGTGATAGAGGTACTGGTCTCGTCTCAACATTAGCCCGCTCataattgaggtaagctcggtctgGTGATAGAAAACCCAGGTGGGGGTTTTATTCTGGAAAAGGCTGTCTCATGTTGCCAGGTCCTTTCTGTACCCCTGGGGGCGTCCCAATGACTTAGTGAAACTTTTTAGGGAATTGGAGTTTTCTTCATGAAACGTCATGAAAAGTCCAAAACcacattacacaatttcacaaacagtatcactcattcatcttatacaacaattagatgtaagccTCATAACTGAGGCTATtgtataaacagcgttatggcaatgtggccgtattgtctcccatgagtttcacaaaattaTACCAAACGAACCAGtttgtagctggattcttcaccgatcttttataccttctccagaacataaatgtcGTTCCGTTCTCCAGTtctgaggtggaagaaattcctttgttctctctatgaAACTCACTCTCTTTCTATACTGTCTGGCCATGAGGCAGGATCTTCTCTAGGAATTTACGATCTCTCTGGCCACAGCAGCCCTGGGTGTGGGAGACAGAGGTAGGGGGATGGTGCTTTGAAAAGGGCTGGTGCGGAGGGAGGGGGAAATGgtgctcgctgtacccaaagagggcaacttCATGATAaggtgaagacattaaaactatgaaatggcACATGGAATAATGTGGTAAACAGAAAAagtgttaacttcttgcgtcgagccaaccaGGATCCggtatcatgactacagcctcaagtccattaccataacgcaacgttaactattcatgaaaatcgcaaatgaaatgaaatcaatatgctagctctcatgcttagcct includes these proteins:
- the LOC124032025 gene encoding F-box only protein 6-like; protein product: MLPVLPLDVLEEMLLNVPPQQVVCVCRLVCREWKEVVDSDSLWRERCRREGYQTYVTKLPKDWRLFYFLCKKRRNLLKNPRADDKFKGWQIMENGGDKWKIESVEEVPLPDNTVQKYFATSYSTCRKSQLIDLEKEGYRPSFMDDFQPDIIISDWYAPRWDCGSEYEICVELLNRKKKPIKKFSPDTVVFQQWDDHKWNQMTHVFKNYGPGVRYIRFIHGGNDTQFWAGWYGIRVTNSSIEICPSVDR